The following proteins are encoded in a genomic region of Thiomonas sp. X19:
- the traI gene encoding TraI/MobA(P) family conjugative relaxase, with protein MIPKVITLRKSGPARGGFTDALQYVTRDDPASRARGLDPIPVEDMGLVNLDADLDTAEQRRWAAAMMNATAARSVRLRKNPVYHLSLSWPEGEHPSCQQCTQAVDHVMTSLGMQDCEAFWALHRDTDHDHLHLIVNTIHPQLGKKVGPPRFDYAILHKACREIEILQGWSHDHGAWVVVEPKPGQIAILSRKQAQQMGLWTEADVRRPAISRAAAAAEHRLGSDSFQTWVADRPATDLKQVLSRPGVQWADAHAVLARHGVSLQAKGSGMIACTRLDDGRVLTAKASQLGRWASKAELEKVLGPYQAPASNPKPQRSYQQQIHADRVRVETARVHGSVRNEDPQRAARREDRAQARLALAARFQAEQDRLKAERPRQRQVLRDQQQAQRAVLVAAHRVSRQRIRQQTRSSAMAPSVALSIWAFQAAREREALQQRQAEERKALTARLPRTEVWRSWLEQQAGQGDEAAQAALRGIRYRQQRKRSHPQDGIAGEELDPLRQLTVAGLHAAIDHRRQQVIYRGQDGSAKFTDTGPLIVLHDKADATLEAALRIAAQKYGGQVEITGSSAFRERAARQAVRLGLAVSNPDLQAIVRDAQGRMQGRAHGQYQAGPDRPQQGKGTDAAKPVESVPLLPMVDLQPLGSREEGKDLGR; from the coding sequence GTGATCCCCAAGGTCATCACACTGCGCAAGTCCGGACCGGCCCGGGGCGGCTTCACCGATGCACTCCAGTACGTCACCCGCGACGACCCGGCGTCCAGGGCCAGGGGGCTGGATCCCATTCCTGTGGAAGACATGGGTCTGGTCAACCTCGACGCTGATCTGGACACGGCGGAGCAACGTCGGTGGGCAGCCGCGATGATGAACGCCACCGCAGCCCGCTCGGTGCGCCTCCGCAAGAACCCGGTCTACCACTTGAGTCTGAGCTGGCCCGAGGGCGAGCATCCGAGTTGTCAGCAATGCACGCAGGCCGTCGATCATGTGATGACCTCCCTGGGGATGCAGGATTGCGAAGCCTTCTGGGCCCTGCACCGCGACACCGACCATGATCACCTGCATCTGATCGTCAACACCATCCATCCCCAGCTCGGCAAGAAGGTGGGCCCACCCCGGTTCGATTACGCAATCCTGCACAAGGCCTGCCGAGAGATCGAGATCCTCCAGGGCTGGAGCCATGACCATGGTGCCTGGGTCGTGGTGGAGCCCAAGCCGGGTCAGATCGCCATCCTGTCGCGCAAGCAGGCGCAGCAAATGGGGCTCTGGACGGAAGCCGACGTCCGCCGGCCCGCCATCAGCCGTGCAGCTGCCGCGGCCGAGCACCGACTCGGATCGGATTCCTTCCAGACCTGGGTGGCGGACAGGCCTGCCACCGATCTCAAGCAAGTCCTCAGCCGCCCAGGTGTGCAATGGGCCGACGCCCATGCCGTGTTGGCCAGGCATGGTGTCAGCCTCCAAGCCAAGGGTTCGGGGATGATTGCCTGCACCCGGCTGGACGACGGCCGTGTCCTGACCGCCAAGGCCTCGCAGCTCGGCCGCTGGGCGAGCAAGGCGGAACTGGAGAAGGTCCTCGGTCCCTATCAGGCACCCGCATCGAACCCGAAGCCTCAACGAAGCTACCAGCAGCAGATCCACGCCGACCGGGTGCGGGTTGAAACAGCCCGAGTCCATGGGTCGGTGCGCAACGAGGATCCGCAGCGCGCGGCCAGGCGTGAGGACCGTGCGCAGGCCCGCCTAGCCTTGGCCGCCCGCTTCCAGGCCGAGCAGGACCGGCTGAAGGCCGAGAGACCCAGGCAGCGCCAGGTCCTGCGGGACCAGCAGCAGGCGCAGCGCGCGGTCTTGGTTGCGGCACATCGGGTATCACGTCAACGCATCCGGCAACAAACCCGATCAAGCGCCATGGCCCCCAGCGTGGCCTTGTCGATCTGGGCGTTCCAGGCGGCCCGCGAACGCGAAGCCCTGCAGCAGCGGCAGGCCGAGGAACGCAAGGCCCTGACGGCCAGGCTGCCACGCACCGAGGTCTGGCGCAGCTGGCTGGAGCAACAAGCCGGGCAGGGCGATGAAGCCGCCCAGGCGGCACTGCGTGGGATCCGCTACCGCCAGCAGCGCAAGCGGTCGCATCCGCAGGACGGTATCGCCGGGGAGGAGCTCGACCCCTTGCGCCAGCTCACCGTGGCCGGCTTGCACGCCGCGATCGATCACCGCCGGCAACAGGTGATCTACCGCGGGCAGGACGGCAGTGCGAAGTTCACCGACACCGGCCCTCTGATCGTCCTGCATGACAAGGCGGACGCCACTCTGGAAGCCGCTTTGCGCATCGCGGCGCAGAAGTATGGCGGCCAGGTGGAGATCACCGGCAGCAGCGCCTTCCGCGAACGCGCGGCACGGCAGGCGGTCCGGCTCGGACTGGCGGTGAGCAATCCCGACCTGCAAGCCATCGTCCGGGATGCGCAGGGGCGGATGCAGGGGAGGGCTCACGGGCAGTACCAGGCAGGGCCTGACCGACCCCAGCAGGGCAAGGGCACCGATGCGGCCAAGCCGGTCGAGTCGGTGCCGCTTCTGCCGATGGTCGACCTGCAGCCGCTGGGTTCCAGGGAGGAGGGGAAGGATCTAGGGCGCTAA
- the trbB gene encoding P-type conjugative transfer ATPase TrbB, producing the protein MSSAQQVHARHSEALRRAMGVEILGPLDDPQVVEILLNPDGTLWVERLGDCMVCTGRIEAVRALTIVNTIAAMLDTVVTAERPILECELPLDGSRFEALIPPLVERACFALRKRASLVFTLEDYVAQGIMTQAQQQAIEQAVADRRNILISGGTGTGKTTLANAILDGMARLDPNHRIVVIEDTRELQVQARNVVFLRTSETTDMTRLLRASMRLRPDRIVVGEVRDGSALALLKAWNTGHPGGVGTVHANDAGAALVRLGQLVQEAGVPPSPELIAEAVNVVVAIRRTVEGRRVEEVAAVRGWSAGAGFGVERVA; encoded by the coding sequence ATGAGCAGCGCACAGCAGGTGCATGCCCGGCACAGCGAGGCCTTGCGCCGCGCCATGGGGGTCGAGATCCTGGGTCCCCTGGACGATCCCCAGGTCGTCGAGATCCTGCTCAACCCGGACGGCACGCTCTGGGTGGAACGCCTGGGGGACTGCATGGTGTGCACGGGCAGGATCGAGGCCGTGCGCGCGCTGACCATCGTCAATACCATCGCCGCCATGCTGGACACCGTGGTGACAGCTGAGCGGCCGATCCTGGAATGCGAGTTGCCGCTGGACGGCAGCCGCTTCGAGGCGCTGATCCCTCCCCTGGTGGAGCGAGCCTGCTTTGCGCTGCGCAAGCGGGCCAGCCTGGTGTTCACGCTGGAGGACTACGTCGCCCAGGGCATCATGACCCAAGCGCAGCAGCAGGCGATCGAGCAGGCGGTGGCAGACCGGCGCAATATCCTCATCAGTGGCGGCACTGGAACGGGCAAGACCACGCTTGCCAATGCCATCCTGGACGGTATGGCCCGGTTGGACCCCAACCACAGGATCGTCGTGATCGAGGACACGCGCGAACTCCAGGTGCAGGCCCGGAACGTGGTGTTCCTGCGCACCAGCGAGACCACCGACATGACGCGCTTGCTGCGCGCCAGCATGCGCCTGCGGCCCGATCGCATCGTCGTTGGGGAGGTGCGTGATGGCAGTGCGCTGGCCTTGCTCAAGGCCTGGAACACCGGGCACCCCGGGGGCGTGGGAACGGTGCATGCCAATGATGCCGGCGCTGCGCTGGTTCGCCTCGGCCAGCTCGTGCAAGAGGCGGGGGTGCCGCCCAGTCCCGAGTTGATTGCCGAGGCGGTCAATGTGGTGGTGGCGATCCGGCGGACGGTGGAAGGGCGCAGGGTCGAGGAGGTGGCGGCGGTGCGGGGGTGGTCGGCAGGGGCTGGGTTTGGGGTCGAGCGTGTGGCGTGA
- a CDS encoding autoinducer binding domain-containing protein, whose translation MKGWQEHELHALRTITCDAQLFEVVVSMVQSLGFDHCSYGLRTPLPVSRPKVLLLTNYPRAWQDRYKEKGYLAVDPTVRHGTRSLQPVVWSDAFFTSNRDFWEEARSFGLCVGWAQSSRDVNSTMGMLSVSRSGEPISEIELRDKEVKLAWLTQMAHLGMSRILTAKLMPEAEAQLTAREIEVMRWTAEGKTSSEIADILNISERTANFHIANAITKLNAPNKTAAVIRAGMLGMLG comes from the coding sequence GTGAAGGGATGGCAAGAACACGAACTCCATGCATTGCGGACGATCACGTGTGACGCGCAATTGTTCGAGGTCGTCGTCTCAATGGTCCAATCCCTCGGATTCGACCATTGCTCCTATGGGCTGCGTACGCCACTACCGGTCTCCCGACCCAAGGTGCTGTTGCTGACCAATTATCCGCGTGCCTGGCAGGATCGATACAAGGAGAAGGGTTATCTCGCTGTCGACCCGACGGTCCGCCATGGCACACGTTCCCTGCAGCCCGTCGTTTGGTCGGACGCGTTTTTCACCTCGAATCGCGATTTCTGGGAAGAAGCCCGATCGTTCGGCTTGTGTGTTGGCTGGGCGCAATCCAGCCGGGACGTGAACAGCACGATGGGGATGTTGTCGGTGTCGCGATCGGGGGAGCCGATCTCCGAGATCGAGCTGCGCGACAAGGAGGTCAAGCTGGCTTGGCTGACGCAGATGGCGCATCTCGGGATGTCGCGCATCCTCACGGCCAAGCTGATGCCCGAAGCGGAAGCCCAACTCACCGCCCGCGAAATCGAGGTGATGCGCTGGACGGCGGAAGGGAAAACCTCGTCGGAGATCGCCGACATCCTCAACATCTCCGAGCGCACGGCGAATTTTCACATTGCCAATGCGATCACCAAGCTGAATGCACCGAACAAGACCGCCGCAGTCATTCGAGCCGGAATGCTGGGGATGCTGGGTTGA
- a CDS encoding DUF4902 domain-containing protein — protein sequence MMTLSDDGLVRLTLDSLRAIPFIHLLSGLDEHDGSPPSCEGANLDQISGYAEWMSTATPVITLGWDWWLDVCATPFVYTRLGSPRSNVMLVDAQHHDLGMRKTDAELERLIASWPWQGAVAQFISSRYA from the coding sequence ATGATGACCCTTTCAGATGACGGCTTAGTCCGTCTCACCCTGGACAGTTTAAGGGCGATCCCATTCATCCATCTGCTGTCCGGGTTGGATGAACATGACGGATCACCACCCTCCTGTGAAGGTGCAAATCTGGACCAGATCTCCGGCTACGCCGAATGGATGAGCACCGCGACCCCCGTGATCACCCTGGGCTGGGACTGGTGGCTGGATGTTTGCGCGACGCCGTTCGTCTACACCCGGCTTGGTTCCCCCCGGAGTAACGTGATGCTGGTGGATGCGCAGCACCATGATCTGGGCATGCGCAAAACCGACGCAGAACTGGAGCGCCTGATCGCCTCATGGCCCTGGCAAGGGGCTGTTGCGCAATTCATTAGTTCCCGCTACGCGTGA
- a CDS encoding acyl-homoserine-lactone synthase has product MQIVTGSPAQLQQGLHTSVGRYRHRVFVEKLEWNVPSKDGIEADQFDRPDTVYVVGRDDQGHVCGCARLLPTTRPYLLGEVFPQLLNGLAPPASPDVWELSRFAATDFNSQTTSALGKMSSEAAIALMRASIVCAAEQGAKRLIMVTNIGVERLLRRAGFQAHRAGPPMIIDRHPIFACWVSCT; this is encoded by the coding sequence ATGCAGATCGTGACAGGATCCCCAGCGCAGCTCCAGCAGGGCTTGCACACCAGCGTCGGGCGCTACCGACATCGGGTTTTCGTCGAGAAGCTGGAATGGAACGTCCCTTCCAAAGATGGCATTGAAGCCGACCAGTTCGATCGCCCGGACACCGTCTATGTTGTTGGCCGGGATGATCAGGGGCATGTCTGCGGCTGCGCCCGGCTACTGCCCACCACGCGCCCCTACCTCCTGGGCGAGGTTTTCCCACAACTATTGAACGGCCTCGCCCCACCTGCATCCCCGGATGTCTGGGAGTTATCGCGCTTCGCGGCCACGGATTTCAACAGTCAGACCACGTCAGCGCTGGGAAAGATGTCCTCAGAAGCGGCCATCGCATTGATGCGCGCGTCTATTGTTTGCGCTGCGGAGCAAGGGGCCAAGCGGCTGATTATGGTGACCAATATTGGGGTGGAAAGGTTGCTGCGGAGGGCTGGCTTCCAGGCGCACCGCGCGGGGCCTCCCATGATTATTGATAGGCATCCGATTTTTGCGTGCTGGGTTTCATGTACCTGA
- a CDS encoding cation:proton antiporter: protein MWLLQLSIIILACHTCGWIAEHLGQCRVVGEIIAGILLGPSVFGALTPSFYGAMFAPIASPSMSQLGEVGLVLLMFEIGLHSYRRAPGSISSLYLPGIVASLGFVAPFVGGVVVALSSKDMLAPGVPALPYTLFCGTALSVSAVPVMARMVVDLDLGRYPAASAALSAAIITDVAGWLLLALVASLSTAEASVANSVRSVFELTAYLACCIVATRYVISPIILQEIRRNSLRAVMTIVVCFVFASAWVTSNLGFHSAFGALLPGMLLREIQKLRELWDQWFGGFIRIVLMPVFFSYTGLHTSISAIDGYSSWFWLSMFLCVGFIGKFSGSYFGARLARQSANDAAIIGSLMNARGLMELIVLSVGLQLNILPLRVYSMLVIFALITTAMAAPLVRFYTRRKSMACQASNLIPP, encoded by the coding sequence ATGTGGTTACTCCAGCTTTCAATTATAATCCTAGCTTGTCATACATGCGGATGGATTGCAGAACATCTCGGCCAGTGCCGCGTGGTTGGCGAAATCATTGCTGGAATCTTGCTCGGCCCATCGGTATTTGGCGCACTTACGCCATCATTTTATGGTGCAATGTTTGCGCCGATCGCTTCGCCTAGCATGTCGCAACTTGGCGAAGTTGGACTGGTGCTGCTGATGTTCGAGATCGGATTACACAGCTACAGGCGCGCCCCAGGGTCGATCTCCAGCCTTTATCTGCCTGGAATTGTTGCAAGTCTAGGCTTCGTGGCACCTTTCGTTGGTGGAGTGGTTGTCGCACTGTCGTCGAAGGACATGCTCGCGCCAGGCGTTCCAGCTCTGCCGTACACCCTGTTCTGCGGCACCGCACTGTCTGTGTCTGCTGTGCCCGTCATGGCACGGATGGTCGTAGATCTCGATCTAGGCCGGTACCCGGCTGCATCTGCCGCGCTATCTGCCGCCATAATCACCGACGTAGCCGGCTGGCTGCTGCTCGCGCTTGTTGCATCGCTCTCTACTGCCGAGGCTAGTGTTGCCAACAGCGTGCGCAGTGTTTTCGAACTCACGGCCTATCTCGCCTGCTGCATCGTAGCGACACGCTACGTGATCAGCCCGATCATTCTGCAAGAAATCCGTCGCAATAGCTTACGAGCGGTGATGACCATCGTAGTTTGCTTTGTCTTCGCGTCGGCCTGGGTCACGTCTAACCTCGGCTTCCATAGTGCCTTCGGCGCATTATTGCCAGGTATGCTGTTGCGCGAAATTCAAAAATTGCGTGAACTGTGGGATCAGTGGTTTGGTGGTTTCATCCGCATTGTTCTAATGCCGGTGTTTTTTTCCTATACAGGCCTGCATACATCCATTTCTGCAATCGATGGCTACAGCTCGTGGTTCTGGCTCAGCATGTTCCTCTGCGTAGGTTTTATTGGCAAATTTTCCGGCTCATACTTTGGGGCACGCTTGGCTCGCCAGTCTGCGAATGACGCAGCAATTATCGGATCGTTGATGAACGCGCGAGGGCTAATGGAATTAATCGTGTTGTCCGTTGGCCTGCAGTTGAACATTTTGCCGCTTCGAGTCTACTCGATGCTGGTGATATTTGCGCTGATTACTACCGCGATGGCAGCCCCACTCGTACGCTTCTACACTCGTCGCAAATCCATGGCGTGTCAGGCATCTAACCTTATTCCTCCTTAG
- a CDS encoding IS5 family transposase yields the protein MVRGGQPRGTAVQTSFSEYEYASKARVTRRDRLLGEIEVMTPWGELVAAIERHYPKGGGRGRPPIGLERMLRMYIVQNCLGLSDEGIEDAVYDSQAIRRFVGIDLGRETAPDATTLLKFRRLLEDKQLTDVIFTTINAHLAAKGLFLRRGTVVDATIIAAPPSTKNEARARDPEMHQTKKGNAWKFGMKAHIGVDAESGLVHTVIGTAAHVADVTQAQALLHGDEEDAFGDAGYAGVDKREESVGVPVNWHVAMRPGKRRALPQHGWGEKLEWVEQIKASLRAKVEHPFHVVKNLFRHRKTRYRGLAKNAAQLLTLFGMANLMLARRHILNLGARGASGI from the coding sequence ATGGTGAGGGGTGGCCAACCACGAGGAACGGCAGTGCAGACGAGCTTTTCTGAGTACGAGTACGCGAGCAAGGCGCGTGTGACCAGGCGGGACCGGTTGCTCGGCGAGATCGAGGTGATGACGCCGTGGGGCGAGTTGGTTGCCGCGATCGAGCGGCACTATCCCAAGGGCGGCGGACGGGGCCGTCCGCCGATCGGTCTGGAGCGCATGCTGCGCATGTACATCGTGCAGAACTGCCTGGGGTTGTCGGACGAGGGGATCGAGGATGCGGTCTACGACAGCCAGGCGATTCGCCGGTTCGTGGGCATCGACCTGGGGCGCGAAACGGCACCGGATGCCACGACGCTGTTGAAGTTCCGGCGCCTGCTGGAAGACAAGCAGTTGACGGATGTGATCTTCACGACGATCAACGCGCACCTGGCGGCGAAGGGCCTGTTCCTGCGGCGCGGGACCGTGGTGGATGCGACGATCATTGCCGCGCCCCCGTCGACGAAGAACGAGGCGAGAGCGCGCGATCCCGAGATGCACCAGACGAAGAAGGGCAACGCGTGGAAGTTCGGCATGAAGGCGCACATCGGCGTCGATGCCGAATCGGGTTTGGTGCATACGGTCATCGGCACGGCGGCCCACGTGGCCGACGTGACCCAGGCTCAGGCGCTGCTGCACGGCGACGAGGAGGATGCCTTCGGCGACGCTGGCTACGCGGGCGTGGACAAGCGCGAGGAGAGCGTCGGTGTCCCGGTCAACTGGCATGTCGCCATGCGCCCCGGCAAGCGGCGGGCGCTGCCCCAGCACGGCTGGGGCGAGAAGCTGGAGTGGGTCGAGCAGATCAAGGCCAGCCTGCGGGCCAAGGTCGAGCATCCCTTCCACGTTGTGAAGAACCTCTTCCGGCATCGCAAGACCCGCTACCGCGGCCTGGCCAAGAACGCCGCGCAACTGCTCACGCTGTTCGGCATGGCCAATTTGATGCTCGCGCGCCGCCATATTTTGAACCTCGGCGCCCGAGGTGCGTCCGGCATTTGA
- a CDS encoding DsrE family protein: MAMGGMALAQAANPSMLRDFRFDHPTFVHKLPFAQYNLVLQISEANPALWSLTLNNAQNVLDYFGHDKARVVIVAYGPGLKVLLKNSPLAARIASEDAEGIEFDACHVTMEAMAKTLGHLPELVPQAVVVPGGVVRIMQLEKDGFAYLKP; the protein is encoded by the coding sequence ATGGCCATGGGCGGCATGGCGCTGGCGCAAGCCGCCAATCCGTCCATGCTGAGAGATTTCAGATTCGACCACCCCACCTTCGTGCACAAGCTGCCGTTTGCGCAGTACAACCTGGTCCTGCAGATCAGCGAGGCCAACCCCGCGTTGTGGAGCCTCACGCTGAACAATGCGCAGAACGTCCTCGATTATTTTGGGCACGATAAAGCACGTGTTGTGATCGTGGCGTATGGGCCGGGTCTGAAAGTGCTTTTGAAGAACAGCCCCTTGGCAGCCCGCATCGCATCCGAAGACGCCGAAGGCATCGAATTCGACGCCTGCCACGTCACCATGGAGGCGATGGCCAAGACGCTTGGGCACCTGCCTGAACTGGTGCCGCAAGCCGTGGTCGTGCCGGGGGGTGTGGTACGCATCATGCAATTAGAGAAAGATGGCTTTGCTTATCTCAAACCTTGA
- a CDS encoding DUF302 domain-containing protein: MSKFLLAFAAAFVLVQSAWAQAPRVIEVRSTHTVAQTLQHLEHAVQQRHLHIVAVVDHSGLAHKAGLELRPTKLVIFGNPALGTKLMQMNQQAGLGLPLKMLVWEDAEHRVWLGYTDPAVFAQRYAISPSAQPILTMTKVLHAIAAQAAGG, translated from the coding sequence ATGTCCAAATTCCTGCTGGCCTTTGCTGCCGCATTTGTTCTGGTCCAGAGCGCCTGGGCACAAGCCCCGCGAGTGATTGAGGTGCGCAGCACGCATACGGTTGCGCAGACGCTGCAGCACTTGGAACACGCGGTCCAGCAACGCCATTTGCACATCGTGGCGGTGGTGGATCACAGCGGCTTGGCGCACAAGGCGGGGCTGGAACTTCGGCCCACCAAGCTGGTGATCTTCGGCAATCCGGCCTTGGGCACGAAGTTGATGCAGATGAACCAACAGGCAGGACTTGGGCTGCCTTTGAAAATGCTGGTCTGGGAAGACGCCGAGCATCGGGTCTGGTTGGGCTATACCGACCCTGCGGTGTTCGCCCAGCGCTACGCCATCAGTCCCTCGGCCCAGCCCATTCTGACCATGACCAAGGTCCTGCATGCGATCGCTGCTCAAGCCGCTGGGGGCTAG
- a CDS encoding YncE family protein, with the protein MGGGPGKMAVVRWPGNAAHVVAFGQAGTPKGNSFFVGVNAQDHQVFIPSLAGTTNVIDLRTDKPVRQFKSIPGGRVAVVSPDHRLVFVLSGKALAAYSTRDDALRYEISVGGNALAFNADASHLYVGGNMDTAIADIDPSTGHILRRIPIGHSGDLVWARGLLFSADIQSGVMSAFNPVTNAIFSMPTAEVDPHFAYAKIPAATAGFMQLAVSPDQNSVYAAGFSGHILRFSTTGPRYLGEVKVAVGKAGPDKLSGLAVLPHGAEAITTIENRHESVVVDLRNGQVLQRLPGIASNRWVLAHESE; encoded by the coding sequence ATGGGGGGCGGCCCGGGCAAGATGGCAGTGGTGCGCTGGCCCGGCAATGCTGCGCATGTGGTGGCCTTTGGCCAGGCCGGCACCCCCAAGGGGAATAGCTTTTTTGTCGGTGTGAATGCGCAGGACCACCAAGTCTTCATCCCGAGTCTTGCCGGGACCACCAATGTGATCGACCTCCGTACAGACAAACCAGTCCGGCAATTCAAGAGCATCCCGGGTGGGCGCGTGGCAGTCGTCTCGCCCGACCACCGTCTGGTGTTCGTGCTCTCCGGCAAGGCTTTGGCGGCGTACTCAACCCGCGATGATGCGTTGCGCTACGAGATATCGGTTGGTGGCAATGCGCTGGCGTTCAACGCGGACGCCAGCCACTTGTATGTGGGTGGCAATATGGATACGGCCATCGCCGATATCGATCCCTCCACCGGTCACATCCTGCGGCGGATCCCCATCGGCCATTCCGGCGATCTGGTCTGGGCGCGCGGGCTGTTGTTCTCTGCGGACATCCAGAGCGGTGTGATGAGCGCATTCAATCCCGTGACCAACGCGATCTTCAGCATGCCCACGGCTGAGGTCGATCCCCATTTTGCGTACGCCAAAATCCCCGCCGCCACGGCTGGGTTCATGCAACTGGCGGTCAGTCCCGACCAGAACAGCGTGTACGCGGCTGGGTTCTCCGGGCATATTCTTCGGTTCTCCACCACCGGGCCGCGCTATCTGGGTGAGGTCAAGGTCGCTGTCGGCAAGGCAGGTCCCGACAAGCTCAGCGGCCTCGCGGTGCTGCCCCATGGCGCCGAGGCCATCACGACCATCGAGAACCGCCACGAGTCCGTGGTGGTCGATCTGCGCAACGGCCAGGTGCTCCAACGCCTGCCAGGCATCGCCAGCAATCGCTGGGTGCTGGCGCACGAATCCGAGTGA
- a CDS encoding winged helix DNA-binding protein, whose product MADICFVLNYEDVHVVAYALKKLVAAGLAQTEKIGKEVFYSPTSAGEEAVYKYREVREQCLIANLDAQMNQDLGEVARMLRTMSGLYDQAARAASSL is encoded by the coding sequence TTGGCCGACATCTGCTTTGTCCTCAACTATGAGGACGTCCATGTGGTGGCCTACGCCCTTAAGAAGTTGGTTGCCGCCGGCCTTGCACAGACCGAGAAGATCGGCAAGGAGGTGTTCTACAGCCCGACATCTGCGGGCGAAGAGGCCGTGTACAAATACCGAGAGGTGCGGGAGCAGTGTCTGATCGCCAATCTTGATGCGCAGATGAACCAGGATCTCGGAGAAGTCGCGCGCATGCTCCGGACCATGAGCGGCCTTTATGACCAAGCGGCGCGCGCTGCTAGTTCACTCTGA